GGGAAAATTTTCTAAATTAGAGCAGCTCAAAGAGGAGATCCCTCCAACATTAGTGGAGATGCTCTCTATTGAAGGTTTAGGACCAAAGCGTATAAAAACACTCTACGAGCAGCTTCATATCCAATCAATGGAGGATCTGCGTAGAGCTGCTGAGAGTGGGGAGATAGAGAAATTACCGGGCTTTGGTCCAACTCTGGTAGAGAAGATTTTGCGGGGTGTGCGACTAGCTAAAAAAGCGGGGCATAGATTTAAATGGAGTGAAGCTAAAGAGTATGTAGATGATCTCTTAGCATACCTTCGTCAAATAGAGCTGACCCATTTAGAAGTTGCAGGTAGTTTTCGCCGCAAAAAAGAGACGGTAGGAGATCTTGATATTCTTGCTACAGCCAAAGATTTTAGTGAAGTAATTCGCCATTTTGTCAAATATCCAAAAATCAAAGAGGTAGTCTCAGCTGGCTCCACTCGCTCTACAGTAATACTTCAAAACGATCTGCAAGTAGATTTGCGCAGTGTGGAAGATGAGAGTTATGGCTCTGCACTGCACTATTTTACAGGATCCAAGCAGCACAATATTGCGGTACGAAAACTAGCAATTGAGTTAGGACTCAAAGTCAACGAGTATGGTGTTTTTCGCGGTGAGCAGCGTATTGCAGGGCGTACAGAAGAGGAGGTGTATAAAGCTGTAGGACTCTGCTATATAGAGCCAGAGCTGCGCGAAAATAGAGGAGAGATCGAAGCGTGTAAAGCTGGAAAACTACCAAAGCTTATAGAGCAAAAAGATATACGAGGCGATCTTCATATGCATACAGTCTATAGCGATGGAAAGCATACTATTGAAGATATGGCAAAAGCTGCCAAAGAGATGGGGTATGAATATATCGCTATCACAGATCACTCCAAGCGCCTTACAGTTGCAAAGGGTCTTGATGAGAAAAGAGTCTTACAGGAGTTTGAAGAGATTGACAAGATTAATGAAAAGATTAATGGTATTACAATTCTTAAAGGGATGGAAGTCGATATTCTTGAAGATGGTTCCCTTGATATGAGTAATGAGGTGCTAGCGCAGATGGATGTTGTTTTGGTTGCAGTCCATTACAAATTTAATCTTTCAAAAGAGAAGCAGACTGCCCGTATTCTCAAAGCTTTTGATAATCCTCATGTCAATATTTTGGCGCATCCTACAGGCAGGATGATTCAGATGCGTGAGCCAATAGAGATTGATATGGAAAAGATTTTACAAAAAGCAAAAGAGAATAATATTTTCATGGAGATTAATGCACAACCAGAGCGTCTCGATCTCAATGATATCCATATCAAAATGGCAAAAGATATGGGAGTAAAAATGGCAATAAATACAGATTCGCACAATATCTTTTCGCTCTACTATATGCAGTATGGAGTCAATCAAGCAAGACGCGGATGGTGTGAAAAAGATGATATTATCAATACAAGAGATCTCAAAAATCTCAAAAAACTTCTCAAAAGGTAGCGTAGTGTATACATATCCTTTTCGTCCCAAAACCCCTTATGTGGCAGTAGATGGAATTATCAAGGTATTTGACAAAGAAAATTTTTTAGGCATTGTACTCATTGAGCGAAAAAATGCTCCTTTAGGTGTAGCTTTGCCAGGTGGATTTGTAGAGATTGGTGAGAGCGTGGAGCAAGCATTAGCTAGGGAAATGAAAGAGGAGACAAATTTAGATGTAGATATTGTGAGAGTATTTGGTGTTTATAGCGATCCAGCGAGGGATCCGCGATTTCATACTGTATCAGTTACTTTTGAGTGTGTTGCAACTGGTAAGCCAAGGGGTGCAGATGATGCTAAAATTGCTAAAATCTTTAGACTGGAGGAGATCCCTTGGGAAAAACTAGTATTTGACCATAGTAAAATTTTAAGAGATTTTCTCTATGGCAAAAGGGAGTAATTGCAAAGAGAAAAGTTAAGAGTTTAGAGACTTTGTAAAGTATGGAGTTTTAAGATTGGGCATTTTTGTTGATCTGTGAAGTAACAAACTTGCGTACTACATGGCGTGAGTACTCATCCATACCAACGAATTTTAGACCATAACTCTCCATACCATCGTATGTGATTTCTGCTTCAACTATAGATTCAGTATCAATATCTTCAAATGCGAGTTTGAAACGTAAAATAAGTTTCTCATTTTCTTTGAAAGGAGCATTTTGAAGGCATATTTTAGCACCACCTTCTGAGATATTACAGATACGGCATTTATAGAATGGATTGTCTCGCAGTTTACCACTTTTGCGCACAAACCCTTCGAGATCTACTTCAACACGAGGATATCTCCGTTTTGCAAGAACTATAATATTATCACTATGGGGAGTTTTGACGAATATTTCATCTGCATATTTATAAATCTCTGTGATTGTTGTAGTGAACTTATAAGCTATGAGATAACGCTCCTCAAAAATAATCTCTCCTGATATATTCTCTTTGAGCAGATTTACATTTCTATGCAATAAAGCTTTCCATAAAAGATAGTTTTTTTGGTTATCTTGCAATTGTAGTGGTACAAATTGAAACCGATCAAAATAAAATTTTGCTTTTTGATCCTTTTGAATATCTTTTGTAGAGTAGATGGTATTTGCAAGAGAGGATGTGAAATTAAGCTTCTTTTTGAGTGAATTGATAAGTTTTTTATTGATAGTTATAGTTGTAATATCTTTTTTGTAAGCTTCGATTATCTTTTCAAAAATCTGTCTGTTTACAAGAGCTCGTAAAGGATCAAGGCGTAATTTCTCACTGTAGTGGATGAGAAAATTAATCTCTTCTGCATTTAAATGGTAAATTTTAGCGGTGTTGAAAAAATCGGTACTTTGCATAGAAGAGAGCCTTTTTTAATGTAATGAAAAAACCTCGTTAGAAGAAATTATATATAAGTGTCATAAAAATGTCAAAGGGGATCGATTTATGTGAAGGAGTTTTATTCGTGGCGGAGCCGACGGGACTCGAACCCGCGACCTCCGGCGTGACAGGCCGGCATTCTAACCAACTGAACTACGGCTCCAATGGTGGTCGCTAGTGGACTCGAACCACTGACCACTTGCTTGTAAGGCAAGCGCTCTACCAACTGAGCTAAGCGACCAAATGGCGACCCCTAGGGGATTTGAACCCCTGTGACCACCGTGAAAGGGTGGCATCCTTGGCCAC
The Nitratiruptor tergarcus DSM 16512 genome window above contains:
- the polX gene encoding DNA polymerase/3'-5' exonuclease PolX, whose translation is MAITNSEIAKIFNEYADLLEIKGENPFKVRAYRNAARTVENIGKPLEELVESGYDLTKLPGIGTDLSLYIKEIVKTGKFSKLEQLKEEIPPTLVEMLSIEGLGPKRIKTLYEQLHIQSMEDLRRAAESGEIEKLPGFGPTLVEKILRGVRLAKKAGHRFKWSEAKEYVDDLLAYLRQIELTHLEVAGSFRRKKETVGDLDILATAKDFSEVIRHFVKYPKIKEVVSAGSTRSTVILQNDLQVDLRSVEDESYGSALHYFTGSKQHNIAVRKLAIELGLKVNEYGVFRGEQRIAGRTEEEVYKAVGLCYIEPELRENRGEIEACKAGKLPKLIEQKDIRGDLHMHTVYSDGKHTIEDMAKAAKEMGYEYIAITDHSKRLTVAKGLDEKRVLQEFEEIDKINEKINGITILKGMEVDILEDGSLDMSNEVLAQMDVVLVAVHYKFNLSKEKQTARILKAFDNPHVNILAHPTGRMIQMREPIEIDMEKILQKAKENNIFMEINAQPERLDLNDIHIKMAKDMGVKMAINTDSHNIFSLYYMQYGVNQARRGWCEKDDIINTRDLKNLKKLLKR
- a CDS encoding NUDIX domain-containing protein, which codes for MYTYPFRPKTPYVAVDGIIKVFDKENFLGIVLIERKNAPLGVALPGGFVEIGESVEQALAREMKEETNLDVDIVRVFGVYSDPARDPRFHTVSVTFECVATGKPRGADDAKIAKIFRLEEIPWEKLVFDHSKILRDFLYGKRE
- a CDS encoding PilZ domain-containing protein, which gives rise to MQSTDFFNTAKIYHLNAEEINFLIHYSEKLRLDPLRALVNRQIFEKIIEAYKKDITTITINKKLINSLKKKLNFTSSLANTIYSTKDIQKDQKAKFYFDRFQFVPLQLQDNQKNYLLWKALLHRNVNLLKENISGEIIFEERYLIAYKFTTTITEIYKYADEIFVKTPHSDNIIVLAKRRYPRVEVDLEGFVRKSGKLRDNPFYKCRICNISEGGAKICLQNAPFKENEKLILRFKLAFEDIDTESIVEAEITYDGMESYGLKFVGMDEYSRHVVRKFVTSQINKNAQS